The following are encoded together in the Wolbachia endosymbiont (group E) of Neria commutata genome:
- a CDS encoding S49 family peptidase, whose protein sequence is MTKQAVWLNKPMMVETRSFELLSLYSGKQANFKNLKHNTINLKGVAIVPIYGILTKNPGTFDDILGMTSYERIRFQIEEALGNDKVETILLDIDSPGGEVNGIFDLADFIYESRSKKKIVAIANDDAYSAAYAIASSAEKVFVSRTSGVGSIGVIASHIDQSGFDEKQGIKYTTIFAGSRKNDLNPHEPITSEGLASLKGEIDRLYGMFVQLIARNRNLSIEAIKSTEAGLYFGQKAIETGLADEITTFFEFINQYRSTTMTEQTIANFKEQAINSQEDLIGQVGYEGYRNEILEIARLCNLSKMPEKITGFIEQGVSSKQAQEILIGLLAERTTKAEIFSALPQNSSESLVMKAAKARVQFGI, encoded by the coding sequence AAACTTTAAGAACTTAAAGCATAATACTATCAACTTAAAAGGAGTAGCAATTGTACCAATTTATGGAATTCTAACTAAAAACCCTGGAACTTTTGACGATATTTTAGGTATGACGTCATATGAAAGGATTCGCTTTCAAATAGAGGAAGCGTTGGGAAATGATAAGGTAGAAACCATTTTACTAGATATAGACAGCCCTGGAGGTGAGGTAAATGGTATTTTTGATCTAGCTGATTTTATTTACGAATCAAGGTCGAAAAAAAAGATTGTAGCAATAGCCAATGATGATGCGTACTCTGCTGCATATGCTATAGCTTCAAGCGCTGAAAAAGTATTCGTTAGCAGAACCTCAGGAGTAGGAAGCATTGGAGTAATTGCAAGTCATATTGATCAAAGTGGATTTGATGAAAAACAAGGTATTAAGTATACAACGATTTTTGCTGGAAGCCGCAAGAATGATTTAAACCCGCATGAACCTATAACTTCCGAGGGTCTTGCAAGTTTGAAAGGGGAAATAGATCGCTTATATGGAATGTTTGTCCAGCTTATAGCACGCAATCGAAATCTTTCTATAGAAGCTATCAAATCTACAGAAGCAGGGCTTTATTTTGGTCAAAAAGCGATTGAAACGGGTCTTGCAGATGAAATTACAACATTTTTTGAATTTATTAATCAATACAGGAGTACCACTATGACAGAGCAAACTATAGCTAATTTTAAAGAACAAGCGATAAATTCTCAAGAGGATCTAATTGGTCAGGTTGGTTATGAGGGCTACCGCAATGAAATTTTAGAGATAGCACGTTTGTGTAATTTATCAAAAATGCCAGAGAAAATAACAGGATTCATTGAGCAGGGTGTAAGTAGTAAACAAGCACAAGAAATCTTAATAGGGCTACTCGCAGAGCGGACAACAAAAGCCGAAATTTTTAGTGCATTACCACAAAACTCATCAGAAAGTCTGGTAATGAAAGCGGCTAAAGCTCGTGTACAGTTTGGCATTTAG
- a CDS encoding head decoration protein: MTCITEPNNLGDLLKYEVSNLYLREQIIIAKGQNLSLGAVIAKKTDDGFIKALNPAGTDGTQTAIGVITSDVNSKDADTKAVIITRIALLAGHAVVWPANITEEQKTAAIKQLEERRIIVRKAV; the protein is encoded by the coding sequence ATGACATGTATAACTGAACCAAATAATTTAGGCGATCTTCTGAAATACGAAGTATCCAATCTATACTTACGGGAACAAATTATTATTGCCAAAGGTCAGAATCTGAGCTTAGGAGCAGTAATTGCCAAAAAGACAGACGATGGTTTCATTAAAGCTTTAAATCCTGCAGGAACAGACGGCACTCAAACAGCTATAGGTGTAATTACAAGCGATGTAAATAGCAAAGACGCAGATACAAAAGCAGTAATAATTACACGTATTGCGCTGCTTGCGGGTCATGCAGTTGTTTGGCCAGCAAATATTACTGAAGAACAAAAAACAGCAGCAATAAAACAACTTGAAGAGCGCAGAATTATCGTCCGCAAGGCAGTCTAA
- a CDS encoding AAA family ATPase, which yields MSEPIIGREKEIAILQNKLLSQSAEFIAVYGRRRVGKTYLIKQFFNKRNVILFEQTGLNKGNLQEQLRIFTESLSSAFYNGAKMALPKNWMDAFRQINIAIDNIYRHEQVVLFFDELPWLATRKSYFLAALDHYWNVYWTYRKRLILIVCGSAASWMLENLIYTKGGLHNRITARIPLQPFNLGETKEYLKYLGVSLNHQQILQIYMAMGGIPHYLKNVRKGLSAAQNIDMICFQKNGLLFDEFDMLFHSLYEEPETYINIIRAIAKKPKGISREEVIKTTKMTEGGYLTTRLRSLEEAGFIGGFLPLSKAKRGVYYRVIDEYVLFYLTWVEPFRKVAKRTIISDAHYWELAIKKPAWLTWTGQAFEAVCFKHANIIRRKLNIEHIAVICSDWQYYPEKNSKERGAQIDLVFDREDGCTILCEIKYSDKPYTITKEYIEQLRKKEAIYKEKTKSKKQIFWVLIAANGATENQHLKDIINDVITLEDLF from the coding sequence ATGAGCGAGCCAATCATAGGTAGAGAGAAAGAAATAGCCATTCTGCAAAATAAGCTTCTTTCTCAATCGGCTGAATTTATTGCAGTTTATGGTCGACGTCGTGTAGGAAAAACATATTTAATAAAACAATTTTTTAACAAACGTAATGTAATTTTATTTGAGCAAACAGGTCTTAATAAAGGTAATCTGCAGGAGCAGCTTAGAATTTTTACAGAATCATTGTCTAGTGCTTTTTATAATGGTGCTAAAATGGCTTTGCCAAAAAATTGGATGGACGCATTTCGCCAAATCAATATTGCAATTGATAATATATATAGGCATGAACAGGTTGTTTTGTTTTTTGATGAGTTACCATGGCTTGCTACGAGAAAATCTTATTTTTTAGCAGCGTTGGACCACTATTGGAATGTATATTGGACATATCGAAAAAGGCTTATATTGATTGTTTGTGGTTCAGCAGCTTCCTGGATGTTAGAAAATTTAATTTATACCAAGGGAGGATTACATAACCGTATTACTGCAAGAATACCTTTACAGCCTTTTAACTTAGGTGAAACTAAAGAATATCTAAAATATTTAGGAGTCAGCCTTAATCATCAACAGATATTACAGATCTATATGGCTATGGGAGGGATACCACATTACCTTAAGAATGTACGTAAAGGATTATCAGCAGCACAAAATATTGATATGATCTGTTTTCAGAAGAATGGTTTGTTATTTGATGAATTTGACATGCTGTTCCATTCTTTATATGAAGAGCCAGAAACATACATAAACATTATACGTGCAATTGCAAAAAAGCCAAAAGGAATCAGTAGAGAAGAAGTTATAAAAACGACTAAAATGACTGAAGGTGGTTATTTAACTACTAGACTAAGGAGTTTAGAAGAAGCTGGATTTATTGGTGGTTTTTTACCACTTAGTAAAGCAAAGAGAGGAGTATATTATAGGGTAATTGACGAATATGTATTATTTTATCTCACATGGGTTGAACCATTTAGAAAAGTAGCAAAAAGGACAATAATAAGTGATGCTCACTACTGGGAATTAGCAATAAAAAAACCAGCTTGGCTCACATGGACAGGACAAGCCTTTGAAGCAGTGTGTTTTAAACATGCCAATATAATTAGAAGAAAATTAAATATAGAGCATATAGCAGTTATATGTAGCGATTGGCAATATTACCCAGAGAAAAACAGTAAAGAAAGAGGTGCTCAGATTGACTTAGTTTTTGATCGAGAAGATGGATGTACAATACTGTGTGAAATAAAATATAGTGACAAACCTTACACAATAACAAAGGAATATATAGAACAATTAAGGAAGAAAGAGGCAATTTATAAAGAAAAGACTAAGTCTAAGAAACAGATATTTTGGGTGCTTATTGCTGCAAACGGAGCAACTGAAAACCAGCACTTGAAAGATATAATTAATGATGTGATTACATTAGAAGACTTATTTTAA